A region of Salmo salar chromosome ssa17, Ssal_v3.1, whole genome shotgun sequence DNA encodes the following proteins:
- the LOC106596293 gene encoding E3 ubiquitin-protein ligase MARCHF4 isoform X1, whose product MSFSPTGKVTTEKTPLSDHPQRNNSKRFLFSSCALHISEYESPPVCSYRNRHMLLSLGAVVWCWGLLSRRPTLLRRQGMSKGRCCVLFSDLKVFLLRPPVPAPPPAIIPMNGQYTDSNGSGTGIDVAADNSNSAASAPPPEADGYAAPGPPTGEPHSAGTNEPKATEEWQHATGQTGPLDYGSSEEDCSKAKCEERFSLNSRTDSGVRTPQCRICFQGPEQGELLSPCRCSGSVRCTHEPCLIKWISERGSWSCELCYYKYHVVAISTNNPLQWQAISLTVIEKVQIAAAVLGSLFLMSSISWLVWSSLSPSAKWQRQDLLFQICYAMYGFMDLVCIALIVHEGPSVFRIFNRWQAVNQQWKVLNYDKIKDTEDHHRSRLTPRHLALPNPRTSAPPGAEPGDDLVSPSTSSLMAAVAASAPGYTVATTTTASLTTVTTQDSMSEQSNGGPPSLPDHHCAYNILHLLTQHLWTTQQGPRPTQVQPQPPQPSNSSRELVMRVTTV is encoded by the exons ATGTCATTCAGCCCAACTGGAAAAGTCACAACAGAGAAAACTCCTCTTTCGGATCATCCTCAACGAAATAACAGTAAGCGTTTCCTTTTCTCTTCCTGTGCTCTGCACATTTCTGAATATGAATCTCCACCTGTATGCTCATATAGAAACAGACACATGTTGTTGTCTCTCGGGGCGGTTGTATGGTGCTGGGGATTGTTGAGCCGGAGACCGACGCTGCTCCGCCGCCAGGGCATGTCCAAAGGCCGCTGTTGCGTTTTGTTCAGTGACCTGAAGGTTTTCTTACTCAGACCGCCGGTCCCGGCTCCGCCACCGGCGATTATCCCCATGAACGGACAATACACGGACAGCAATGGGTCCGGCACCGGCATTGATGTTGCCGCCGACAACAGCAACTCTGCAGCGAGTGCACCTCCACCAGAGGCGGATGGTTATGCTGCCCCTGGCCCGCCGACAGGAGAGCCTCATTCTGCCGGGACAAACGAGCCTAAAGCGACAGAGGAATGGCAGCATGCTACGGGACAGACTGGACCCCTGGACTATGGCAGCTCCGAGGAGGACTGCTCCAAAGCGAAGTGTGAGGAGAGATTCTCCCTGAACAGTCGCACAGACAGTGGTGTTAGGACTCCCCAGTGCAGGATATGTTTCCAAGGTCCAGAACAG GGGGAGCTGCTGAGCCCGTGTCGCTGCAGTGGGTCGGTCCGCTGTACCCATGAGCCCTGCCTCATCAAGTGGATCAGTGAGAGGGGCTCCTGGAGCTGTGAGCTCTGCTACTACAAGTACCACGTGGTAGCCATCAGCACCAATAACCCACTCCAG tggCAGGCCATCTCTCTGACCGTGATAGAGAAGGTCCAGATCGCTGCGGCCGTGCTGGGCAGCCTGTTCCTCATGTCCTCTATCTCCTGGCTGGTGTGGTCCTCCCTCAGCCCCTCGGCCAAGTGGCAGCGCCAGGACCTGCTCTTCCAGATCTGCTACGCCATGTACGGATTCATGGACCTCGTCTGCATCG CGCTGATCGTCCATGAAGGCCCCTCGGTGTTCAGGATCTTTAACCGCTGGCAGGCAGTGAACCAGCAGTGGAAGGTGCTCAACTACGACAAGATCAAAGACACTGAGGACCACCACAGATCCAGGCTCACGCCCAGGCACTTGGCCCTGCCCAACCCCAGGACGAGTGCTCCTCCCGGGGCAGAGCCGGGGGATGACTtggtctccccctccacctcctccctcatgGCCGCGGTGGCCGCCTCCGCACCTGGCTACACCGTGGCCACGACCACAACCGCCAGCCTGACGACGGTGACGACACAAGACTCAATGTCGGAGCAGAGCAACGGGGGGCCACCATCCCTGCCGGACCACCACTGTGCATACAACATCCTCCACCTGCTCACCCAGCACCTCTGGACAACGCAGCAGGGGCCCCGGCCCACTCAAGTCCAACCCCAGCCTCCACAGCCCAGCAACAGTAGCCGGGAGCTGGTCATGAGAGTCACTACGGTCTGA
- the LOC106596293 gene encoding E3 ubiquitin-protein ligase MARCHF4 isoform X2 — protein sequence MNGQYTDSNGSGTGIDVAADNSNSAASAPPPEADGYAAPGPPTGEPHSAGTNEPKATEEWQHATGQTGPLDYGSSEEDCSKAKCEERFSLNSRTDSGVRTPQCRICFQGPEQGELLSPCRCSGSVRCTHEPCLIKWISERGSWSCELCYYKYHVVAISTNNPLQWQAISLTVIEKVQIAAAVLGSLFLMSSISWLVWSSLSPSAKWQRQDLLFQICYAMYGFMDLVCIALIVHEGPSVFRIFNRWQAVNQQWKVLNYDKIKDTEDHHRSRLTPRHLALPNPRTSAPPGAEPGDDLVSPSTSSLMAAVAASAPGYTVATTTTASLTTVTTQDSMSEQSNGGPPSLPDHHCAYNILHLLTQHLWTTQQGPRPTQVQPQPPQPSNSSRELVMRVTTV from the exons ATGAACGGACAATACACGGACAGCAATGGGTCCGGCACCGGCATTGATGTTGCCGCCGACAACAGCAACTCTGCAGCGAGTGCACCTCCACCAGAGGCGGATGGTTATGCTGCCCCTGGCCCGCCGACAGGAGAGCCTCATTCTGCCGGGACAAACGAGCCTAAAGCGACAGAGGAATGGCAGCATGCTACGGGACAGACTGGACCCCTGGACTATGGCAGCTCCGAGGAGGACTGCTCCAAAGCGAAGTGTGAGGAGAGATTCTCCCTGAACAGTCGCACAGACAGTGGTGTTAGGACTCCCCAGTGCAGGATATGTTTCCAAGGTCCAGAACAG GGGGAGCTGCTGAGCCCGTGTCGCTGCAGTGGGTCGGTCCGCTGTACCCATGAGCCCTGCCTCATCAAGTGGATCAGTGAGAGGGGCTCCTGGAGCTGTGAGCTCTGCTACTACAAGTACCACGTGGTAGCCATCAGCACCAATAACCCACTCCAG tggCAGGCCATCTCTCTGACCGTGATAGAGAAGGTCCAGATCGCTGCGGCCGTGCTGGGCAGCCTGTTCCTCATGTCCTCTATCTCCTGGCTGGTGTGGTCCTCCCTCAGCCCCTCGGCCAAGTGGCAGCGCCAGGACCTGCTCTTCCAGATCTGCTACGCCATGTACGGATTCATGGACCTCGTCTGCATCG CGCTGATCGTCCATGAAGGCCCCTCGGTGTTCAGGATCTTTAACCGCTGGCAGGCAGTGAACCAGCAGTGGAAGGTGCTCAACTACGACAAGATCAAAGACACTGAGGACCACCACAGATCCAGGCTCACGCCCAGGCACTTGGCCCTGCCCAACCCCAGGACGAGTGCTCCTCCCGGGGCAGAGCCGGGGGATGACTtggtctccccctccacctcctccctcatgGCCGCGGTGGCCGCCTCCGCACCTGGCTACACCGTGGCCACGACCACAACCGCCAGCCTGACGACGGTGACGACACAAGACTCAATGTCGGAGCAGAGCAACGGGGGGCCACCATCCCTGCCGGACCACCACTGTGCATACAACATCCTCCACCTGCTCACCCAGCACCTCTGGACAACGCAGCAGGGGCCCCGGCCCACTCAAGTCCAACCCCAGCCTCCACAGCCCAGCAACAGTAGCCGGGAGCTGGTCATGAGAGTCACTACGGTCTGA